From Panicum hallii strain FIL2 chromosome 2, PHallii_v3.1, whole genome shotgun sequence, a single genomic window includes:
- the LOC112883527 gene encoding WAT1-related protein At1g25270-like isoform X2 produces the protein MESADEEQPLLLDPQHLPPARPAAATDANTHESPSSKNVARPAGGWKAPMAMVLVQLFQTGLVLLSKVVIGHGLCVFALVTYRSAFGTAFLLPFALICERDKWREMMNWRVSRWIIFNGFIGYAVPINLYYNGLRDTTSSYAIIFLNMIPLITFILSLAFKMERLKFATVAGSLKIVGVLASVGGTMVINLYKGNELHLWSSLQYHKNEQTEVASHHVRGTIFLVASSFAYACWYLIQSEVHKVYPYKYWSSMATCLVGGFMTAFAGVVVRRDWDAWKLGWNLKLLTVVYSPPWNNNGDCWTIRISLG, from the exons ATGGAATCAGCAGACGAGGAGCAGCCTCTGCTTCTTGACCCCCAGCATCTTCCTCCG GCAAGGCCAGCAGCGGCAACAGATGCCAACACACATGAATCTCCCAGCAGCAAGAACGTCGCTAGGCCAGCAGGGGGTTGGAAGGCGCCGATGGCAATGGTGCTGGTGCAGCTCTTCCAGACGGGGTTGGTCCTGCTCTCCAAGGTGGTGATCGGCCACGGCCTGTGCGTCTTCGCGCTCGTCACCTACCGCAGTGCCTTCGGCACCGCGTTCCTCCTCCCCTTCGCGCTCATCTGCGAGAG GGACAAGTGGAGGGAGATGATGAACTGGCGTGTCTCACGGTGGATTATCTTCAACGGGTTCATCGG GTATGCGGTGCCAATAAACCTATACTACAACGGTCTCCGAGATACCACATCATCCTACGCCATCATATTTCTCAACATGATCCCTCTCATCACCTTCATTCTCTCGCTTGCGTTCAA AATGGAGAGATTGAAATTCGCCACAGTGGCCGGATCACTGAAGATAGTCGGCGTCCTGGCCTCTGTTGGAGGCACAATGGTCATAAACCTTTACAAGGGCAACGAGCTGCATCTATGGAGTTCCCTTCAGTACCACAAGAATGAACAGACAGAGGTTGCAAGCCATCATGTAAGAGGAACAATCTTCTTGGTGGCCAGCAGCTTCGCATATGCTTGCTGGTACCTGATTCAG TCAGAGGTTCACAAAGTATACCCATACAAGTATTGGTCATCCATGGCGACATGCTTGGTAGGAGGGTTTATGACAGCATTCGCTGGAGTAGTAGTGAGAAGAGACTGGGACGCATGGAAGCTTGGATGGAATCTGAAACTACTTACAGTTGTGTACTCG CCTCCTTGGAACAACAATGGTGATTGCTGGACTATACGTATTTCTTTGGGCTAA
- the LOC112879736 gene encoding uncharacterized protein LOC112879736 encodes MSSAVPSAVPAPERRPETTAVDGVLPSELLIEILLLLPAKDVCRVRAVCPSWRSLTYDPLFVAAYAARHPGPLLAVNNGGACIDLVDLSGDVVKRLRTTMEGYYEPRVLCTRFEYVLLQGQDHIISVIDPVSGSVSALPVGIAEGLACPGSGYPFWIALGQVASKGEYKLVRIVGEDLMGGGYGDGHLCEVFTFGEGIGHWWKNDNPAAYRGGIGQWRKVESPPAYLDPSFTNGVVVKGAAYYFFDRWHFEQPYIDSYNIKPGCIPSFNLETEQWSVAVQGPISQIIEKSNGVLNYRDLGGRIMLGEHKDFLVTVHYNKKTSTVDLWFLMDAENSLWSRQHIIQIGNIPGSMLVGVQPVLVLDDGRIILLVRTQSKDLLRIYSPGTNNATVLQVMASSSYVGVGIYTGSLLC; translated from the coding sequence ATGTCGTCTGCGGTTCCGTCCGCCGTCCCGGCGCCGGAGAGGCGACCCGAAACCACCGCCGTCGACGGCGTCCTGCCCAGTGAACTGCTGATCGAGATCCTGCTGCTGCTCCCGGCCAAGGATGTCTGCCGCGTCCGCGCCGTCTGCCCCTCCTGGCGGTCCCTCACCTACGACCCGCTCTTCGTCGCGGCCTACGCCGCTCGCCACCCGGGCCCGCTCCTCGCCGTGAACAACGGCGGCGCCTGCATAGATCTTGTGGACCTCTCTGGAGATGTCGTCAAACGGCTTCGCACCACCATGGAGGGCTATTATGAACCCAGGGTTCTCTGCACGCGCTTCGAATATGTCTTACTCCAAGGTCAAGACCACATTATCAGCGTGATTGACCCTGTCTCTGGGTCTGTCTCCGCCTTACCTGTTGGCATTGCAGAGGGTCTTGCATGTCCTGGCTCGGGGTACCCTTTCTGGATTGCACTGGGGCAGGTAGCTTCCAAAGGAGAGTACAAGCTTGTTCGCATTGTTGGTGAGGACCTCATGGGTGGTGGATATGGCGATGGTCACTTGTGCGAGGTTTTCACATTTGGAGAAGGGATTGGACACTGGTGGAAGAATGATAATCCAGCAGCTTATCGAGGTGGAATTGGACAGTGGAGGAAGGTAGAGAGTCCACCAGCATATCTCGATCCAAGTTTCACCAATGGAGTGGTTGTTAAAGGAGCTGCCTACTACTTCTTTGATCGATGGCACTTTGAACAACCATACATCGACAGCTATAACATCAAGCCTGGCTGTATACCTTCCTTCAACCTGGAGACTGAGCAGTGGAGTGTCGCTGTCCAAGGGCCAATAAGCCAAATTATTGAGAAATCCAATGGCGTGCTTAATTACAGAGACCTTGGTGGTCGGATAATGTTAGGTGAACATAAAGATTTCTTGGTTACAGTACACTACAATAAGAAGACCTCCACCGTAGACTTGTGGTTTTTGATGGACGCTGAGAATTCTTTATGGTCCAGACAGCACATCATACAAATTGGTAATATTCCAGGTAGTATGCTAGTAGGTGTTCAGCCTGTGTTGGTGTTAGATGATGGACGGATAATCCTATTGGTCCGGACACAGTCAAAAGATTTGTTGCGGATTTACAGTCCAGGAACCAACAATGCCACAGTTCTACAAGTGATGGCAAGCTCTTCATATGTTGGAGTTGGAATATATACAGGAAGTCTGTTGTGTTGA
- the LOC112883527 gene encoding WAT1-related protein At5g64700-like isoform X1 encodes MESADEEQPLLLDPQHLPPARPAAATDANTHESPSSKNVARPAGGWKAPMAMVLVQLFQTGLVLLSKVVIGHGLCVFALVTYRSAFGTAFLLPFALICERDKWREMMNWRVSRWIIFNGFIGYAVPINLYYNGLRDTTSSYAIIFLNMIPLITFILSLAFKMERLKFATVAGSLKIVGVLASVGGTMVINLYKGNELHLWSSLQYHKNEQTEVASHHVRGTIFLVASSFAYACWYLIQSEVHKVYPYKYWSSMATCLVGGFMTAFAGVVVRRDWDAWKLGWNLKLLTVVYSGGLATAGKYSLNSWVVGKQGPAYPPMFSPLSVVFTVVLGSILLGDRITVGSLLGTTMVIAGLYVFLWAKSQDLPGK; translated from the exons ATGGAATCAGCAGACGAGGAGCAGCCTCTGCTTCTTGACCCCCAGCATCTTCCTCCG GCAAGGCCAGCAGCGGCAACAGATGCCAACACACATGAATCTCCCAGCAGCAAGAACGTCGCTAGGCCAGCAGGGGGTTGGAAGGCGCCGATGGCAATGGTGCTGGTGCAGCTCTTCCAGACGGGGTTGGTCCTGCTCTCCAAGGTGGTGATCGGCCACGGCCTGTGCGTCTTCGCGCTCGTCACCTACCGCAGTGCCTTCGGCACCGCGTTCCTCCTCCCCTTCGCGCTCATCTGCGAGAG GGACAAGTGGAGGGAGATGATGAACTGGCGTGTCTCACGGTGGATTATCTTCAACGGGTTCATCGG GTATGCGGTGCCAATAAACCTATACTACAACGGTCTCCGAGATACCACATCATCCTACGCCATCATATTTCTCAACATGATCCCTCTCATCACCTTCATTCTCTCGCTTGCGTTCAA AATGGAGAGATTGAAATTCGCCACAGTGGCCGGATCACTGAAGATAGTCGGCGTCCTGGCCTCTGTTGGAGGCACAATGGTCATAAACCTTTACAAGGGCAACGAGCTGCATCTATGGAGTTCCCTTCAGTACCACAAGAATGAACAGACAGAGGTTGCAAGCCATCATGTAAGAGGAACAATCTTCTTGGTGGCCAGCAGCTTCGCATATGCTTGCTGGTACCTGATTCAG TCAGAGGTTCACAAAGTATACCCATACAAGTATTGGTCATCCATGGCGACATGCTTGGTAGGAGGGTTTATGACAGCATTCGCTGGAGTAGTAGTGAGAAGAGACTGGGACGCATGGAAGCTTGGATGGAATCTGAAACTACTTACAGTTGTGTACTCG GGGGGTCTTGCAACGGCAGGGAAATATAGCCTGAATTCATGGGTCGTTGGCAAGCAAGGCCCAGCGTATCCTCCAATGTTCAGCCCATTATCAGTCGTCTTCACTGTTGTATTGGGCTCCATCCTTTTAGGAGACAGAATTACAGTAGGAAG CCTCCTTGGAACAACAATGGTGATTGCTGGACTATACGTATTTCTTTGGGCTAAATCACAAGATCTGCCTGGGAAATAA